In the Balaenoptera acutorostrata chromosome 7, mBalAcu1.1, whole genome shotgun sequence genome, one interval contains:
- the LOC130708622 gene encoding LOW QUALITY PROTEIN: thymidylate synthase-like (The sequence of the model RefSeq protein was modified relative to this genomic sequence to represent the inferred CDS: inserted 2 bases in 1 codon), with protein sequence MLPTWFLQVLFRAGSFSLVLTVPAELVTGSNAGSKKLLTYQPALGLWEGHEKDYLEICQFVDLFKEASFGVLCQLQSRPSCRARCRATPAAGSELLHLTSPPAAQEQGAESRPPPPHGELQYLGQIEHILRCGFRKDDRTGTGTLSVFGMQARYSLRDEFPLLTTKRVFCKGVSEELLWFIKGSTNAKELSSKGVKIWDANGSRDFLDSLGFSTRAEGDLGPVYGFQWRHFGAEYKDMDSDYSDQGVDQLQKVTDTIKTNPDDRRIILCAWNPKDLPLMALPPCHALCQFYVVNGELSCQLYQRSGDMGLGVPFNIASYALXYMIAHVTGLKPGDFVHTLGDAHIYLNHIEPLKIQLQREPRPFPKLRILRKVEKIDDFKAEDFQIEGYNPHPTIKMEMAV encoded by the exons ATGTTGCCCACCTGGTTCCTACAG GTCCTGTTCCGGGCTGGCTCCTTTTCCCTTGTGCTCACCGTTCCTGCAGAACTGGTCACAGGCTCTAACGCTGGCTCCAAGAAGCTCCTGACCTACCAACCTGCCCTTGGACTGTGG GAGGGTCATGAGAAAG ACTACCTAGAGATTTGTcaatttgttgatcttttcaaagaagcaagtTTTGGAGTCCTGTGCCAGCTGCAGTCCCGTCCCAGCTGCCGCGCCCGTTGCCGCGCTACGCCCGCCGCCGGCTCCGAGCTGCTGCACCTGACGTCGCCGCCCGCTGCGCAGGAGCAGGGCGCCGAGTcacggccgccgccgccgcacggGGAGCTGCAGTACTTGGGGCAGATCGAGCACATCCTCCGCTGTGGCTTTCGGAAGGATGACCGCACAGGCACCGGCACCCTGTCGGTGTTCGGCATGCAGGCGCGCTACAGCCTGAGAGATGAATTTCCTCTGCTGACAACCAAACGTGTTTTCTGCAAGGGTGTTTCGGAGGAGTTGCTGTGGTTTATCAAGGGATCCACAAACGCTAAGGAGCTGTCTTCCAAGGGAGTGAAAATCTGGGATGCCAATGGGTCCCGAGACTTCTTGGACAGCCTGGGATTCTCCACCAGAGCAGAAGGGGATTTAGGCCCAGTTTATGGCTTTCAGTGGAGGCATTTTGGGGCCGAATACAAAGATATGGATTCAGATTATTCAGATCAAGGAGTAGATCAACTGCAAAAAGTGACTGACACAATCAAAACCAACCCTGACGACAGAAGAATCATCCTGTGTGCTTGGAATCCAAAAGATCTCCCTCTCATGGCCCTACCCCCGTGCCACGCCCTTTGCCAGTTCTACGTGGTGAATGGTGAGCTGTCCTGCCAGCTGTACCAGAGGTCAGGAGACATGGGCCTGGGTGTGCCCTTCAACATCGCCAGCTACGCCCT CTACATGATCGCACACGTCACGGGCCTGAAGCCAGGTGACTTTGTACACACTTTGGGAGATGCACACATTTACCTGAATCACATTGAGCCGCTGAAAATTCAGCTTCAGCGAGAACCAAGGCCTTTCCCCAAGCTCAGAATCCTTCGAAAAGTTGAGAAAATTGATGACTTCAAGGCTGAAGACTTTCAGATTGAAGGCTACAATCCTCACCCGACTATTAAAATGGAAATGGCTGTTTAG